The DNA window TTTGTGATTCGATTcagttttaaaaaatatgttaaaaaatgCAATCACCTCTAATGTGGTTTAATTTGGATGAATTTTTAAATatgcaaaataaattttaatttttattaatattataaaaatactaataaataatgAGTTTAATGTAAtatataacatataatatataatatattaaagttaatattagaaaataatcaattatagttgaaagaaatgaaataataaaattaattaattaattcaaaataataaataatattaaaaatataagtaTAATCAAATCATAAATTAATGTAATATATCaaactaataaaaattaaataaatataaaaatatatacatgcaGCTTAGTTTGGTTTGGATCGATTTTCAATTTGAATTAAAAAGTTTTCACAAAATGACATCTAAACACATACAATattcaatttttataattttttattttataaatcaattttcaatttttatttgaatttatttttatttgaataccTTTGATTATAACACAAACGTTTACtatgataaatatttataaataaagtaTTTCAACaataaaagaattattttttgTCAATACTACAACTTATTTCTATCgaattaattaaaagatttatGATAGtaaatagaaaataattaatGTTTAGATGTGTTTTCATAACTTTTTAAAGTTAACTATACAAAACTTActtcaataatattttttctttaaaaaacagattgattatttaaaatttaatcacTTTCCATCATTATTTTCTCCTGAAATCTTCTCTAGCCACCAAGAAAGTAAAAACCTATTATTCAGTGTGGACCCACCTAATTCATTATGGAATCAACCATACATAGAGTAAAAGTgggaaaacaagaaaataaaaacaaacttcacactttccttctttttctcttctttcaagACTCAAAATTTGAGGTGTATTACTTTCTATCTTGTTGTTTCATCATAGATTCTCTTCACCCCAATTTAAGTCAAAGAAAAAAGTGTacaaataatttctattttattttcagaaaagaaaaaaaagtacaaTGAAATGGCTTCTAACATATATATTCCCCCAACATAACCCCACTAGTGTTTCCTCATACAACAACTATACCTTCCATTTATTGATGCAAATCTAGAAGAATCAAAAGATGAAGAATAATCAAAGTATGCATTTTGCTCTATCAACTGATGCAAAACCAAGACTCAAATGGACTCATGAACTTCACCAAAGATTCATTGATGCAATTAATCAACTTGGAGGTGCAGAAAGTAAGTACTATAAAACAAActcaattattaaattaccttATATTAATGTTTTGATATCATTGTTGAATTTGAATTATTCATATGGCAGAAGCAACACCAAAGAGTATTATGAGAGTGATGCAAATTCCAGGACTTACTTTGTTCCATCTCAAGAGCCATTTACAGGCATTTATTTCGCTTTTGtaaagtttaattaattatttttgtttattgatcaaatattatatttgaaattgtgagttttttttcatgtttttttctttcttgttaTAGAAATATAGACTTGGGAAAAGCCAACATCATCTAGAAACATGTTCTGACAACAAACAAGGTGACTAGTTGGAAAATAGTTTTGTTATAGTATGATAGTATCTTTGTCGTCGCGAAGTTTTCAATCTTGACTTTCTGATCTCGAAATAACGAgttaaatcatttaaaattgattttaatttttgtgtAAATGTAATTTTTCATTGATATTTCTTGTGATGCAGATTATACAGAAATTAagaggagtgatgatgattgtggCAAGGAAATTGTGGACCAGAATCAAATCACTGAGTAATCATTAGAAACTtattatcaaatatttgattttttttttttagagattttattttgaaagtgTGTTTTTTTAGAAACATGGAGATAGCTCATGCCCTAGAAATTCAAATGGAAGTAGAGAAAAAACTTTATGAACAAATTGAGGTAACATAAATTATTTGATCGCGATTAAAAATTGCATCAGACATGTTTAGATTGACAGGGATTCGACATATTATGTAATACTGTCAAATCACTCTCAATCCAGACATGTAATAAGGATGTGTTGATCGATTTGATTGGTGGATTTTTTAGGTGCAAAAGCGTTTGCAACTTCGAATTGAAGCTCAAGAAAAGTATTTACAATCGGTACTAAAGAAGGCTCAAGAAACACTTTCTGGATTCAATTCTTCTCCAATTggtataaaattcacaaaagatgaaCTCTCACAATTGGTTGCAATGATAAACAATGTTTGTCCAAGTTCTTCAATTTCAGAACTATCAGAGTCAAGAGAATTAATTTTAGAATGTGGTAAGAGGAAACGGAAAAATGGAACTATGTGTTCATTGGAAAGTTCTTTAACATCTTCTGAAAGCTCggaaagaaaagaagagaaaaattcAATGGAAGAAATAGGAGATTTCAAAAATTTCGAAACTGATTCACTTGAATTGCCACTAAGTACCGAGTGTTCAAAAGTGATATCAGTGTCGTGTCAATGTTCGCGTCTGATGTCTTCTTCTATAGTTGAG is part of the Vicia villosa cultivar HV-30 ecotype Madison, WI linkage group LG2, Vvil1.0, whole genome shotgun sequence genome and encodes:
- the LOC131646484 gene encoding myb family transcription factor PHL8-like, whose amino-acid sequence is MKNNQSMHFALSTDAKPRLKWTHELHQRFIDAINQLGGAEKATPKSIMRVMQIPGLTLFHLKSHLQKYRLGKSQHHLETCSDNKQDYTEIKRSDDDCGKEIVDQNQITENMEIAHALEIQMEVEKKLYEQIEVQKRLQLRIEAQEKYLQSVLKKAQETLSGFNSSPIGIKFTKDELSQLVAMINNVCPSSSISELSESRELILECGKRKRKNGTMCSLESSLTSSESSERKEEKNSMEEIGDFKNFETDSLELPLSTECSKVISVSCQCSRLMSSSIVEHDDFSNERKCGNKLKKAKLSEMLDLNSQSQNDMDSSHSTSSKALLLDLNCSLNTCEP